The following proteins are co-located in the Apium graveolens cultivar Ventura chromosome 5, ASM990537v1, whole genome shotgun sequence genome:
- the LOC141723576 gene encoding pentatricopeptide repeat-containing protein At4g04370-like, whose translation MALFKTFLIESQLKSLSSLELNQILQHCSKSKALQQGKQTHQQIIINGFHHDSFMATKLVQMYADCNNIIYAHQVFDELSQPNIFSWTAMLAFYSRNGMANECFTYYNEMKMNRVYPDEYVLPNVVRACTKLLCVETGLQIHKEAVVFGVDLNLQFCNSLIDMYSKCGDVVSARRVFDAMVERDLLSWNSLISAYVSSGFLALAVELFGFMRREGFEPDIVTWNTVMDAYCRMGQCDEASNVFRRIKEPNIISWTTLISGYSRIGKHEVTLSIFREMMSIGKVCADLDCLSSVLVSCRHVEGSNYGRELHAHGIKTVNSTAFYKSAGPALLVMYATRRRIQEMGNVFNCMDKSDVVTWTAMIHSLAHLGMAHSALTYFREMQILRIQSDQTTLSTVLPVCDLKTGKQVHAHIWRNGFTSVIAVYNALIHMYSKNGCNTIAYSVFVNMEGRDIVSWNAMIGGFGMNGFGQAALDLLQEMRHSGICPNSLTFTSVLSACSHSGLVDEGLQIFHKMSREFGFEPKTEHFACVVDLLARAGQLDDAVEFINRMPIKSDKCVWGAVLSASRAHQNVTTGVLAAENLVQLEPYNAGNYVTLSNMYVRAGRWEDAVRVRKQMDSINLVKPSGYSFIENGK comes from the coding sequence ATGGCACTCTTTAAGACATTTCTAATAGAATCACAATTAAAATCCCTGTCCAGTTTAGAACTCAATCAAATCCTTCAACATTGCAGCAAGTCAAAAGCTCTGCAACAAGGCAAACAAACCCACCAACAAATAATCATAAATGGCTTCCACCATGATTCTTTCATGGCCACCAAGTTGGTCCAAATGTATGCAGATTGTAATAATATTATCTATGCCCACCAAGTGTTTGATGAATTGTCTCAACCAAATATTTTTTCCTGGACTGCAATGCTGGCATTCTATTCTCGTAACGGAATGGCTAATGAGTGTTTTACctattataatgaaatgaaaatgaACAGAGTGTACCCTGATGAGTATGTTCTTCCGAATGTCGTAAGGGCTTGTACTAAGTTGTTGTGTGTAGAAACTGGGTTGCAAATTCACAAAGAAGCTGTGGTATTTGGGGTTGATTTGAATTTGCAATTTTGTAATTCTTTGATTGATATGTACTCGAAATGTGGGGATGTTGTGAGTGCTAGACGGGTTTTTGATGCGATGGTGGAGAGAGATTTACTGTCGTGGAATTCGCTTATATCAGCGTATGTGAGTAGCGGGTTTCTTGCATTGGCTGTTGAGTTGTTTGGTTTTATGAGAAGGGAAGGGTTTGAGCCTGATATTGTCACTTGGAATACTGTCATGGATGCTTATTGTCGTATGGGGCAATGTGATGAGGCGTCCAATGTTTTTAGGAGGATCAAGGAACCTAATATAATTTCGTGGACTACTTTGATATCAGGGTATTCTAGAATCGGCAAGCATGAAGTCACGTTGAGTATTTTTCGGGAAATGATGTCTATTGGAAAAGTATGTGCTGATTTGGATTGTCTTTCCAGTGTCCTGGTTTCTTGTAGACATGTAGAGGGTTCTAACTATGGGAGGGAACTTCATGCCCATGGAATAAAAACCGTCAACAGCACTGCATTCTACAAGTCAGCAGGACCTGCCTTGTTGGTAATGTATGCCACGAGGAGGAGAATTCAAGAAATGGGTAATGTATTTAATTGTATGGACAAGTCAGATGTTGTTACTTGGACTGCAATGATTCATAGTCTTGCTCATTTAGGAATGGCACATTCTGCGCTCACATATTTTAGAGAGATGCAAATTCTTAGAATTCAAAGCGATCAAACAACACTGTCCACTGTTTTGCCTGTGTGTGATTTGAAAACTGGGAAACAGGTCCACGCTCATATCTGGAGAAATGGGTTCACTTCTGTTATTGCTGTTTATAATGCACTTATCCATATGTACTCTAAAAATGGATGCAATACAATTGCATATTCTGTATTTGTGAACATGGAAGGTAGAGATATTGTATCTTGGAATGCAATGATTGGAGGGTTCGGAATGAATGGGTTTGGCCAAGCTGCTCTAGACCTTCTGCAGGAAATGAGGCATTCTGGAATTTGCCCCAACTCTTTAACATTTACTTCAGTTCTATCAGCTTGTAGCCACTCCGGTCTTGTAGATGAAGGACTCCAAATTTTCCACAAAATGAGTAGAGAGTTTGGCTTTGAACCCAAAACAGAACATTTTGCGTGTGTAGTTGATTTACTAGCACGTGCTGGTCAGCTCGATGACGCTGTTGAATTCATCAACAGAATGCCTATAAAGTCTGATAAGTGTGTATGGGGGGCTGTACTTTCAGCCTCACGAGCACACCAGAATGTTACCACTGGCGTACTTGCAGCAGAAAATTTGGTACAATTGGAACCTTATAATGCTGGAAACTATGTGACACTGTCAAACATGTATGTAAGAGCTGGAAGATGGGAGGATGCTGTTAGAGTGAGAAAACAAATGGATAGCATAAACTTGGTTAAACCATCAGGATATAGCTTTATTGAAAACGGAAAGTAA